One genomic window of Mustela lutreola isolate mMusLut2 chromosome 14, mMusLut2.pri, whole genome shotgun sequence includes the following:
- the TNNI1 gene encoding troponin I, slow skeletal muscle isoform X1: MNYEAHSSSPIFSLRACSLCLPDAQHSSSRPLLSGSSQNRQPMRKSKITASRKLLLKSLMLAKAKECWEQEHEEREAEKARYLAERIPTLQTRGLSLSALQDLCRDLHAKVEVVDEERYDIEAKCLHNTREIKDLKLKVLDLRGKFKRPPLRRVRVSADAMLRALLGSKHKVSMDLRANLKSVKKEDTEKERPVEVGDWRKNVEAMSGMEGRKKMFDAAKSPTSQ; the protein is encoded by the exons ATGAACTACGAAGCCCATTCATCCTCCCCCATTTTCTCCCTTAGAGCCTGCTCACTATGCCTTCCTGACGCACAGCACAGTTCCAGTAGACCGCTGCTCTCTGGCAGCAGCCAGAATCGACAGCCCATG AGAAAGTCCAAGATCACGGCCTCACGCAAGCTCTTGCTGAAG agcctgatgctggccaAGGCCAAGGAGTGCTGGGAGCAGGAGCACGAGGAGCGGGAGGCGGAGAAGGCCCGCTACCTGGCTGAGCGCATCCCCACGCTGCAGACCCGCGGCCTGTCCCTCAGTGCCCTGCAG GACCTGTGCCGGGACCTGCATGCCAAGGTGGAGGTGGTGGATGAGGAGAGATATGACATTGAGGCCAAATGTCTCCACAACACCAGGGAG ATTAAGGACCTAAAGCTGAAGGTGCTGGACCTCCGTGGAAAATTCAAGCGTCCACCACTGCGTCGGGTCCGGGTCTCGGCTGACGCCATGCTCCGGGCCCTACTGGGCTCCAAGCACAAGGTGTCTATGGATCTGCGGGCCAACCTGAAGTCAGTGAAGAAGGAAGACACCGAGAAG GAGCGGCCTGTGGAGGTGGGTGACTGGAGGAAGAACGTGGAGGCCATGTCCGGGATGGAAGGCCGCAAGAAGATGTTTGACGCCGCCAAGTCTCCAACCTCACAGTAG
- the TNNI1 gene encoding troponin I, slow skeletal muscle isoform X2, with translation MLAKAKECWEQEHEEREAEKARYLAERIPTLQTRGLSLSALQDLCRDLHAKVEVVDEERYDIEAKCLHNTREIKDLKLKVLDLRGKFKRPPLRRVRVSADAMLRALLGSKHKVSMDLRANLKSVKKEDTEKERPVEVGDWRKNVEAMSGMEGRKKMFDAAKSPTSQ, from the exons atgctggccaAGGCCAAGGAGTGCTGGGAGCAGGAGCACGAGGAGCGGGAGGCGGAGAAGGCCCGCTACCTGGCTGAGCGCATCCCCACGCTGCAGACCCGCGGCCTGTCCCTCAGTGCCCTGCAG GACCTGTGCCGGGACCTGCATGCCAAGGTGGAGGTGGTGGATGAGGAGAGATATGACATTGAGGCCAAATGTCTCCACAACACCAGGGAG ATTAAGGACCTAAAGCTGAAGGTGCTGGACCTCCGTGGAAAATTCAAGCGTCCACCACTGCGTCGGGTCCGGGTCTCGGCTGACGCCATGCTCCGGGCCCTACTGGGCTCCAAGCACAAGGTGTCTATGGATCTGCGGGCCAACCTGAAGTCAGTGAAGAAGGAAGACACCGAGAAG GAGCGGCCTGTGGAGGTGGGTGACTGGAGGAAGAACGTGGAGGCCATGTCCGGGATGGAAGGCCGCAAGAAGATGTTTGACGCCGCCAAGTCTCCAACCTCACAGTAG